The Streptomyces sp. Mut1 genome window below encodes:
- a CDS encoding phage holin family protein — MKNFVVKTIANAGALAVAIWLLQDITLDGGSTGRKALTLILVALIFGLVNFVVKPIVKVLTLPLFILTLGLITLVVNALMLLLTSWLADVFDLSFHVHGFWTAVLGGLIVSIVSWALNVVLPDED, encoded by the coding sequence ATGAAGAATTTCGTAGTCAAGACGATCGCCAACGCGGGTGCTCTGGCCGTGGCCATCTGGCTGCTCCAGGACATCACGCTGGACGGCGGCAGCACCGGCCGCAAGGCCCTGACCCTGATCCTGGTCGCGCTGATCTTCGGCCTGGTCAACTTCGTCGTCAAGCCCATTGTGAAGGTGCTCACCCTTCCCCTCTTCATCCTCACGCTGGGTCTGATCACCCTCGTGGTGAACGCGCTGATGCTGCTGCTCACCTCGTGGCTGGCCGATGTGTTCGATCTGAGCTTCCACGTCCACGGCTTCTGGACAGCCGTACTCGGTGGCCTGATCGTCTCGATCGTGTCCTGGGCGCTGAACGTCGTCCTGCCCGACGAGGACTGA
- the thiC gene encoding phosphomethylpyrimidine synthase ThiC: MTTSDTRTPASNRSDEAGKSIGWHKGYVQGPRPDIRVPVRQVHLTNGHDVTLYDTSGPYTDPAIGTDVRRGLAPLRENWIIARSDTEEYAGRPARPEDDGLKHTSPRGGLRNLDAVFPGRPRRPRRSRDGRPVTQLAYARRGEITPEMEYVAIRENVAPEVVREEIAAGRAVLPANVNHPEIEPMIIGKRFLVKVNANIGNSAVTSSIEEEVDKMTWATRWGADTVMDLSTGRNIHTTREWVLRNSPVPIGTVPLYQALEKVDGLAEELTWEIYKDTVIEQAEQGVDYMTVHAGVRLPYVPLTARRKTGIVSRGGSIMAAWCLAHHKESFLYEHFEELCEILAAYDVTYSLGDGLRPGSIADANDEAQFAELRTLGELNTVAKRFGAQTMIEGPGHVPMHKIKENIDLQQEICEEAPFYTLGPLTTDIAPAYDHITSGIGAAMIAWWGTAMLCYVTPKEHLGLPNRDDVKTGVITYKIAAHAADLAKGHPGAQDWDDALSDARFEFRWEDQFNLALDPDTAREFHDETLPAEPAKTAHFCSMCGPKFCSMKISHSISEQFGASADAEATAEEIAEGMLRKSREFAAGGNRVYLPLAD, translated from the coding sequence ATGACCACATCGGACACACGCACGCCTGCCTCCAATCGGAGCGACGAGGCCGGGAAGTCCATCGGCTGGCACAAGGGATACGTCCAGGGCCCGCGCCCGGACATCCGGGTGCCGGTCCGCCAGGTGCACCTCACCAACGGCCACGACGTGACGCTGTACGACACGTCGGGGCCGTACACCGACCCCGCCATCGGGACCGACGTCCGCCGCGGACTCGCACCCCTGCGGGAGAACTGGATCATCGCCCGCAGCGACACCGAGGAGTACGCGGGCCGCCCCGCACGCCCGGAGGACGACGGGCTCAAGCACACCTCGCCGCGTGGTGGGCTGCGCAATCTGGACGCGGTCTTCCCCGGTCGCCCGCGCCGACCGCGGCGCAGCCGGGACGGGCGGCCCGTCACGCAGCTCGCGTACGCCCGCCGGGGCGAGATCACCCCGGAGATGGAGTATGTCGCGATCCGGGAGAACGTCGCGCCGGAGGTGGTGCGCGAGGAGATCGCCGCCGGTCGCGCGGTGCTGCCGGCCAACGTCAACCACCCGGAGATCGAGCCGATGATCATCGGGAAGCGGTTCCTGGTGAAGGTCAATGCCAACATCGGCAACTCCGCGGTGACGTCCTCCATCGAGGAGGAGGTGGACAAGATGACGTGGGCGACCAGGTGGGGCGCCGACACGGTCATGGACCTTTCCACCGGCCGCAACATCCACACCACCCGTGAGTGGGTACTTCGCAATTCACCCGTACCGATCGGCACCGTTCCCCTCTACCAGGCCCTCGAAAAGGTCGACGGCCTGGCGGAGGAGCTGACCTGGGAGATCTACAAGGACACCGTCATCGAGCAGGCCGAACAGGGCGTCGACTACATGACGGTGCACGCCGGCGTACGCCTGCCGTACGTGCCGCTCACCGCCCGCCGGAAGACCGGCATCGTCTCCCGGGGCGGCTCGATCATGGCGGCGTGGTGCCTGGCACACCACAAGGAGTCGTTCCTGTACGAGCACTTCGAGGAGCTCTGCGAGATCCTCGCGGCGTACGACGTGACGTACTCCCTGGGCGACGGGCTGCGCCCCGGATCGATCGCGGACGCCAACGACGAGGCGCAGTTCGCCGAACTGCGCACGCTCGGCGAACTGAACACGGTCGCCAAGCGGTTCGGGGCGCAGACCATGATCGAGGGCCCGGGGCATGTCCCGATGCACAAGATCAAGGAGAACATCGACCTCCAGCAGGAGATCTGCGAGGAGGCGCCGTTCTACACGCTCGGCCCGCTGACCACCGACATCGCGCCGGCGTACGACCACATCACCTCGGGCATCGGCGCCGCGATGATCGCCTGGTGGGGGACGGCGATGCTCTGCTACGTCACGCCCAAGGAGCACCTCGGCCTGCCGAACCGGGACGATGTGAAGACCGGTGTCATCACGTACAAGATCGCGGCCCATGCGGCGGATCTGGCGAAGGGGCACCCGGGGGCGCAGGACTGGGACGACGCGCTGTCGGACGCCCGGTTCGAATTCCGCTGGGAGGACCAGTTCAATCTGGCGCTGGACCCGGACACGGCACGGGAGTTCCACGACGAGACCCTGCCGGCCGAACCGGCGAAGACGGCGCACTTCTGCTCGATGTGCGGCCCGAAGTTCTGCTCGATGAAGATCAGCCACAGCATCTCCGAGCAGTTCGGTGCGTCGGCGGACGCGGAGGCGACGGCCGAGGAGATCGCCGAGGGGATGCTCCGGAAGTCGCGTGAGTTCGCGGCGGGAGGGAACCGGGTGTACCTGCCGCTGGCCGACTGA
- a CDS encoding metallophosphoesterase: MTQGAGQEPVVRTATLRDFRVPPYAQSPAPPASPHPGNAFPGGEPPEGYTPTARDLPVISVNQPSQVQAVPEPRPTSEPGLGPLYVVGDVHGYLDELVAALGEQGLIDADGHWSAGNARLWFLGDFTDRGPDGIGVIDLVMRLSAEAAAAGGYCKALMGNHELLLIGAKRFADTPVNSGAGTATFQAAWLLNGGQKTDMERLQDVHLQWMSRLDAVVEEDGHLLMHSDTTAYLDYGSTIEDVNDTVHAILTRNDADECWDLFRKLTKRFAFRDESGAQAVQELMSAYGGRRVVHGHSPIPYLTGEVGSEDGEDGTGPQVDGPHVYADGLAIAMDGGVTMAGKLLVVQLPLHD; encoded by the coding sequence ATGACACAGGGGGCCGGTCAGGAACCCGTGGTGCGGACGGCGACGTTGCGCGACTTCCGCGTACCGCCCTATGCGCAGTCGCCTGCGCCGCCCGCCTCACCCCACCCGGGAAATGCCTTCCCGGGTGGGGAGCCGCCGGAGGGGTACACGCCGACGGCGCGCGACCTTCCCGTCATCAGCGTCAATCAACCCTCCCAGGTGCAGGCCGTGCCCGAACCGCGCCCCACCTCGGAACCGGGTCTCGGTCCGCTGTACGTGGTGGGCGATGTCCACGGCTATCTGGACGAGCTCGTCGCCGCCCTCGGCGAGCAGGGCCTGATCGACGCCGACGGCCACTGGTCCGCGGGCAACGCCCGGCTCTGGTTCCTCGGTGACTTCACCGACCGGGGGCCCGACGGCATCGGCGTCATCGACCTCGTCATGCGGCTCTCCGCCGAGGCGGCGGCCGCCGGCGGCTACTGCAAGGCCCTCATGGGCAACCACGAGCTGCTGCTCATCGGCGCCAAGCGGTTCGCCGACACCCCGGTGAACTCCGGCGCGGGCACCGCCACCTTCCAGGCCGCCTGGCTGCTCAACGGCGGCCAGAAGACGGACATGGAGCGCCTCCAGGACGTCCACCTCCAGTGGATGTCCCGGCTCGACGCGGTCGTCGAGGAGGACGGCCACCTGCTGATGCACTCCGACACGACGGCGTACCTCGATTACGGCTCCACCATCGAGGACGTCAACGACACGGTCCACGCCATTCTGACGCGCAACGACGCCGACGAGTGCTGGGACCTGTTCCGCAAGCTGACCAAGCGGTTCGCCTTCCGCGACGAGTCGGGCGCGCAGGCCGTCCAGGAGCTGATGTCGGCGTACGGCGGCCGACGCGTCGTCCATGGTCACAGCCCCATTCCGTATCTGACCGGCGAGGTCGGTTCGGAGGACGGCGAGGACGGGACCGGCCCGCAGGTCGACGGTCCGCATGTGTACGCGGACGGGCTCGCCATCGCCATGGACGGCGGGGTGACCATGGCCGGAAAGCTACTGGTCGTCCAACTGCCGCTGCATGACTGA
- a CDS encoding DUF5326 family protein, translating into MAVREIFAGMPWWVKWIAVPVIAIVVFGGLIASVVAFVVGLLFKILIFVILVGGLVFLVRKFMSSSGW; encoded by the coding sequence ATGGCCGTGCGGGAGATATTCGCTGGTATGCCCTGGTGGGTGAAGTGGATCGCGGTGCCCGTGATCGCGATCGTCGTGTTCGGCGGACTGATCGCCAGCGTGGTCGCGTTCGTGGTGGGACTGCTCTTCAAGATCCTGATCTTCGTGATCCTGGTCGGCGGGCTCGTCTTCCTCGTACGGAAGTTCATGTCGTCCTCCGGCTGGTGA
- a CDS encoding LysR family transcriptional regulator, with protein sequence MDLALLRTFVTVHRAGSFTRAAALLGLSQPAVTSQIRTLERQLGRPLFLRRARGVTPTTIGDELAHRAAPHLDALVEIAETDLDEETGVRTLHLAGPPEFLALRVLPALTPLIAQGLALRGSFSADTDETLEGLAAGHHDLAVVTARPRGELLTATPLCDEEHVLIAAPRWAGRLGPGTLRRNGPVVLEQLPVVEVHESLPLVSRYWAAVFDSSPAAAGAVIAPDLRAVLECAAAGAGLAVLPRYLCEDALERGEVVALLDPPVPPLRTYFLAARTGTLALPHLARAHEWLLRAAADW encoded by the coding sequence GTGGATCTGGCGCTGCTACGTACCTTCGTCACCGTGCACCGGGCCGGCTCCTTCACCCGCGCCGCCGCGCTCCTCGGCCTCTCTCAGCCCGCCGTGACCTCCCAGATCCGCACCCTGGAACGGCAGCTGGGCCGCCCACTCTTCCTGCGCAGGGCTCGCGGGGTGACCCCGACGACGATCGGCGACGAACTCGCGCACCGGGCCGCTCCCCATCTGGACGCGCTCGTCGAGATCGCCGAGACCGACCTGGACGAGGAGACCGGGGTACGGACGCTGCACCTGGCGGGGCCGCCCGAATTCCTCGCCCTACGGGTCCTGCCCGCGCTCACCCCGCTGATCGCCCAGGGCCTCGCGCTGCGCGGCTCGTTCTCCGCCGATACGGACGAGACCCTGGAGGGCCTGGCCGCCGGCCACCACGACCTGGCTGTCGTGACGGCCCGGCCTCGCGGCGAACTGCTCACCGCCACTCCGCTCTGCGACGAGGAACACGTCCTGATCGCCGCCCCGCGCTGGGCGGGACGGCTGGGCCCGGGAACGCTGAGGCGCAACGGCCCCGTGGTCCTGGAGCAGCTGCCCGTGGTCGAGGTGCACGAGAGCCTGCCACTCGTCTCTCGCTACTGGGCCGCGGTCTTCGACAGTTCGCCCGCGGCCGCCGGGGCCGTCATCGCTCCGGACCTGAGGGCGGTCCTGGAGTGCGCGGCTGCGGGCGCCGGGCTCGCCGTGCTGCCGCGCTATCTGTGCGAGGACGCGCTGGAACGGGGAGAGGTGGTGGCGCTCCTCGACCCGCCGGTCCCGCCCCTGCGCACCTACTTCCTGGCGGCACGGACCGGCACGCTCGCGCTTCCGCATCTCGCCCGAGCGCACGAGTGGCTTCTGCGCGCCGCGGCCGACTGGTGA
- a CDS encoding cystathionine gamma-lyase — protein sequence MSTMGEGTRAVRAGLPEPQQYEPTLPGPVFAAHFHLSGEPTGPYTYGRDTNPTWTHLERAIGELEAPGEGVHTTVFASGMAAISAVLLSQVRSGDAVVLPDDGYQALPLLRAQLEAYGVEVRTAPTRGDAQLAVLEGAKLLWIETPSNPGLDVCDVRRLVEAAHAGGTLVAVDNTLATPLGQRPLELGADFSVASDTKGMTGHGDLLLGHVTCRDADLAAGVRRWRKVVGAIPGPMEAWLAHRSLATLELRIERQCANALALAEALRAHPDVTGLRYPGLATDASYPTAVEQMRRFGSVVSFVLADRETAERFLSALHLAEDATSFGGVRSTAERRARWGGDAVPEGFIRFSVGAENASDLVADVEQALAEATGGN from the coding sequence ATGAGCACCATGGGCGAAGGAACGCGTGCGGTACGAGCCGGCCTGCCGGAACCGCAGCAGTACGAGCCCACCCTCCCCGGCCCGGTCTTCGCCGCGCACTTCCACCTGTCCGGCGAACCGACCGGCCCCTACACCTACGGCCGGGACACCAACCCGACCTGGACCCATCTGGAACGGGCCATCGGGGAGCTGGAAGCACCGGGGGAGGGCGTGCACACCACGGTCTTCGCCTCCGGCATGGCCGCGATCTCGGCCGTCCTGCTGTCCCAGGTGCGCAGCGGCGACGCCGTCGTCCTGCCCGACGACGGCTACCAGGCGCTGCCGCTGCTTCGGGCCCAGCTGGAGGCGTACGGGGTCGAGGTACGGACCGCCCCGACCAGGGGCGATGCGCAGCTGGCCGTGCTGGAGGGGGCGAAGCTCCTGTGGATCGAGACGCCCTCCAATCCGGGGCTCGACGTCTGCGACGTGCGACGGCTCGTCGAGGCCGCGCACGCGGGCGGCACGCTGGTGGCCGTCGACAACACCCTCGCCACCCCTCTCGGCCAGCGCCCGCTGGAGCTGGGGGCCGATTTCTCGGTGGCCAGTGACACCAAGGGCATGACCGGCCACGGCGACCTCCTGCTCGGCCATGTGACCTGCCGCGATGCCGATCTCGCCGCAGGGGTACGCCGCTGGCGCAAGGTTGTCGGCGCGATCCCCGGCCCGATGGAGGCCTGGCTCGCGCACCGGTCGCTCGCCACGCTGGAACTGCGGATCGAGCGGCAGTGCGCCAATGCCCTCGCCCTCGCCGAAGCACTCCGCGCCCACCCGGACGTGACCGGGCTGCGCTACCCGGGCCTGGCCACCGATGCCTCGTACCCGACTGCGGTCGAGCAGATGCGGCGCTTCGGCTCGGTGGTGTCGTTCGTGCTGGCCGACCGGGAGACCGCGGAACGCTTCCTCTCGGCCCTGCATCTGGCCGAGGACGCCACCAGCTTCGGCGGCGTACGGTCCACCGCCGAGCGGCGGGCCCGCTGGGGTGGCGACGCCGTACCGGAAGGGTTCATCCGCTTCTCCGTCGGCGCCGAGAACGCCTCCGACCTGGTGGCCGATGTCGAGCAGGCGCTGGCCGAGGCCACCGGCGGTAACTGA
- a CDS encoding IclR family transcriptional regulator: MTTASSRAVPTLIGSVQRALRLLEAVGTHRDGAPAKQLAREAGLPLPTAYHLLRTLTYEGYLRRENGVFLFGAAAERLVGDGALPSRRGTMAQSLSRWRDVVGAPVYCAIYREGEIELLAVADTPEAPAVDEWAAFRETGHAHAIGQCLLSRLDERAREDHLDRHPVRPLTRYSVRDRAAFLARLRSLERTEPVIERQEYALGTVCAAIPITAGFTAAAMAISVPLEQEERLLPAVERLRGEVASLLRSFVFSISI, encoded by the coding sequence TTGACCACGGCATCGAGTAGGGCTGTTCCGACGTTGATCGGGTCGGTGCAGCGGGCGCTGAGACTGCTGGAGGCTGTGGGCACCCATCGCGACGGGGCCCCGGCCAAACAGCTCGCGAGAGAAGCGGGGCTTCCCCTTCCCACCGCCTACCACCTGTTGCGGACCCTGACCTATGAGGGGTATCTGCGCCGGGAGAACGGCGTCTTCCTCTTCGGCGCCGCCGCGGAGCGCCTGGTGGGCGACGGCGCTCTGCCGAGCCGTCGCGGCACGATGGCCCAGTCACTGAGCCGCTGGCGGGACGTCGTCGGAGCCCCCGTCTACTGCGCGATCTACCGTGAGGGCGAGATCGAACTCCTCGCGGTGGCGGACACCCCCGAGGCGCCCGCGGTCGACGAGTGGGCTGCCTTCCGGGAGACCGGCCACGCACACGCGATCGGCCAGTGCCTGCTGAGCCGGCTCGACGAACGGGCCCGCGAGGATCATCTGGACCGGCATCCGGTCCGTCCGCTGACCCGGTACTCCGTGCGCGACCGCGCGGCCTTCCTCGCGCGGCTGCGGTCGCTGGAGCGTACGGAACCGGTGATCGAACGTCAGGAGTACGCCCTCGGCACGGTCTGTGCGGCGATTCCGATCACAGCCGGATTCACCGCCGCCGCGATGGCCATTTCGGTACCCCTGGAACAGGAAGAACGGTTGCTCCCCGCAGTCGAACGACTACGTGGCGAAGTGGCCAGCCTCTTGCGTTCGTTCGTGTTCTCTATCAGTATCTGA
- a CDS encoding YibE/F family protein produces the protein MTPPHRDSEPQGHQQHTHTHSHGPAAPVSAHLRKVIAAVLIPFAAAVLVGLVALWPGGAPAHERTGVGFDRQTQQGKVVSVVKVDCKDVNAAQLPVSGETTPPAEDRSTGKNLCEKATVEVTSGPDQGRRFIEVVQPDAPRQLRKGQGVVVAYAPDAPHDLQYSVTDVNRKFPLVLLAGIFALAVVLVGRMRGVMALVALALSFAVLTLFILPAILQGSNPLLVAVVGAGAIMLIALYICHGLTARTSVAVIGTLISLLLIGLLGSLFIGWASLSGNTDDNTGLIHGLYPHIDMSGLLLAGVIIGSLGVLDDVTVTQTSAVWELRQANPTMSAKQLYRAGIRIGRDHIASVVNTLVLAYAGAALPLLLLFSVAQSSVGTVANSELVAEEIVRTLVGSIGLVASVPVTTALAALVVSADRTGVGAEAGASAPVRSGRGRRRRAKP, from the coding sequence GTGACGCCCCCTCATCGCGACTCAGAACCGCAGGGCCATCAGCAGCACACCCATACGCACAGCCATGGCCCCGCCGCACCCGTGTCCGCCCATCTGCGCAAGGTGATCGCCGCCGTGCTGATCCCGTTCGCGGCCGCCGTGCTCGTCGGTCTCGTGGCGCTCTGGCCGGGTGGTGCGCCCGCGCACGAACGGACCGGTGTCGGTTTCGACCGGCAGACCCAGCAGGGAAAGGTGGTGAGCGTCGTCAAGGTCGACTGCAAGGACGTGAACGCCGCTCAGCTCCCCGTCAGCGGCGAGACCACCCCGCCCGCCGAGGACCGGTCCACCGGCAAGAACCTCTGCGAGAAGGCCACCGTCGAAGTCACCAGCGGCCCGGACCAGGGGCGCAGATTCATCGAGGTCGTCCAGCCGGACGCTCCCCGGCAGCTACGGAAGGGGCAGGGCGTGGTGGTGGCGTACGCCCCCGACGCACCCCATGACCTCCAGTACTCCGTGACGGACGTGAACCGGAAGTTCCCTCTGGTACTGCTGGCCGGGATCTTCGCCCTCGCGGTGGTGCTCGTGGGCAGGATGCGCGGAGTGATGGCCCTGGTCGCGCTCGCCCTGTCGTTCGCCGTGCTGACCCTGTTCATCCTTCCGGCCATCCTGCAGGGCTCGAACCCGCTCCTGGTGGCGGTCGTCGGGGCAGGCGCGATCATGCTGATCGCGCTCTACATCTGCCACGGGCTGACCGCCCGCACCTCCGTCGCCGTCATCGGCACCCTGATCTCACTGCTGCTGATCGGGCTGCTCGGCTCGCTGTTCATCGGCTGGGCGAGCCTGAGCGGGAACACCGACGACAACACCGGCCTCATCCACGGCCTGTATCCGCACATCGACATGAGCGGCCTGCTGCTGGCCGGCGTCATCATCGGTTCCCTGGGCGTGCTCGACGACGTAACGGTCACCCAGACGTCGGCGGTCTGGGAACTGCGCCAGGCCAACCCCACCATGAGTGCGAAGCAGCTCTACCGGGCAGGCATCAGGATCGGACGCGATCACATCGCCTCGGTGGTCAACACCCTGGTGCTCGCCTATGCGGGCGCCGCGCTTCCCCTCCTGCTGCTGTTCTCGGTCGCACAGAGCAGCGTGGGGACGGTCGCCAACAGCGAGCTGGTGGCGGAGGAGATCGTGCGCACGCTGGTCGGCTCGATCGGACTGGTCGCCTCCGTGCCGGTGACGACCGCGCTCGCGGCGCTGGTCGTCTCCGCGGACCGCACGGGGGTCGGCGCGGAAGCCGGAGCTTCGGCACCCGTGCGGAGCGGAAGGGGACGGCGCCGGCGGGCGAAGCCCTGA
- a CDS encoding NUDIX domain-containing protein, with protein sequence MTERPVVKRTARAILLDGDDLVLIKRTKPGVDPYWVTPGGGVEPEDATVVDALHREVDEELGAKITDVVPCFVDTVEHIEEGGVKGVKVQHFFVCRLDSMDLTLRHGPEVDKPCGEYDVVRVPFSRVGIAAVHLVPLSLRHYLDGNIEGVRALHARDLG encoded by the coding sequence ATGACCGAACGTCCTGTGGTCAAGCGCACCGCACGCGCCATCCTGCTCGACGGCGACGACCTCGTCCTCATCAAGCGCACCAAGCCCGGAGTGGATCCGTACTGGGTCACGCCGGGTGGAGGGGTCGAACCGGAGGACGCCACCGTCGTCGACGCTCTGCATCGCGAGGTCGACGAGGAGCTCGGCGCCAAGATCACCGATGTGGTGCCCTGCTTCGTGGACACCGTGGAACACATCGAGGAGGGCGGGGTGAAGGGTGTCAAGGTCCAGCACTTCTTCGTCTGCCGCCTCGACTCCATGGACCTGACCCTGCGGCACGGTCCCGAGGTCGACAAGCCCTGCGGGGAGTACGACGTCGTACGCGTGCCATTCAGCCGGGTCGGGATCGCCGCGGTGCATCTCGTGCCGCTTTCGCTGCGGCACTACCTGGACGGCAACATCGAGGGGGTCCGCGCCCTGCACGCCCGCGATCTGGGCTGA
- a CDS encoding SsgA family sporulation/cell division regulator, whose translation MRESVQAEVMMSFLVSEELSFRIPVELRYEVCDPYAIRMTFHLPGDAPVTWAFGRELLLDGLNSPSGDGDVHIGPTEPEGLSDVHIRLQVGADRALFRAGTAPLVAFLDRTDKLVPLGQECTLGDFEGNLEEALGRILAEEQNAG comes from the coding sequence ATGCGCGAGTCGGTTCAAGCTGAGGTCATGATGAGCTTCCTCGTCTCCGAGGAGCTCTCATTCCGTATCCCGGTGGAGCTCCGGTACGAAGTGTGCGATCCGTACGCGATCCGGATGACCTTCCATCTGCCCGGCGACGCCCCCGTCACCTGGGCCTTCGGCCGTGAGCTGCTGCTCGACGGCCTCAACAGCCCCAGCGGAGACGGCGATGTACACATCGGGCCGACCGAGCCCGAAGGGTTGTCAGATGTCCATATCCGGCTGCAGGTAGGCGCCGACCGGGCGCTCTTCCGGGCGGGCACGGCGCCCCTGGTCGCCTTCCTCGACCGGACGGACAAGTTGGTTCCGCTTGGCCAGGAGTGCACTCTGGGTGATTTCGAGGGCAATTTGGAGGAGGCGCTGGGGCGCATTCTGGCCGAAGAGCAGAACGCCGGCTGA
- a CDS encoding cupin domain-containing protein yields MKAFRLDELEAERAANDGAYLQFLRERNMSVGLYALNAGELDPQQPHSQDEVYLVVSGRASITVGMETTQVGRGSVVYVPAGTAHKFHHITEDLRVMVVFSPPEG; encoded by the coding sequence ATGAAGGCATTCAGGCTGGACGAACTGGAAGCGGAACGGGCCGCCAACGACGGTGCGTACCTGCAGTTCCTCCGGGAGCGGAACATGTCGGTCGGCCTGTACGCCCTGAACGCCGGCGAGCTCGACCCGCAGCAGCCACACAGCCAGGACGAGGTCTACCTCGTGGTCAGCGGGCGCGCGTCGATCACCGTCGGCATGGAAACCACACAGGTGGGAAGAGGAAGTGTCGTGTATGTACCTGCCGGCACCGCCCACAAGTTCCACCACATCACCGAGGACCTGCGCGTGATGGTGGTCTTCTCGCCGCCCGAGGGCTGA
- a CDS encoding GNAT family N-acetyltransferase — MSSSLPRPLTDLPIRRLTRDDLVPCADLSEDRGWPRDEERWALLLAAGTGYGIDDPDSKGLMASCVMVSYGPELAAVGMLLVAGRHARRGVGRYLMQRVIEAAGGTPLSLYATSSGRPLYEDLGFVPVGRTVRLSGTFRPTTESGSAGSGGAQPPGSTGLVVRPASAGDLRAMVQLDSGAFGLDRTHLLTRLPAFADHLRVAEVNGELIGYAALSPSADNHAVGPLAARDTATAKALVTSLAAATDRPLRVDIDARHDELLDWVGACGLRPHSETTEMVLGGRRHGDRARYFGPLSLATG; from the coding sequence ATGTCCAGCTCATTGCCCCGCCCGCTGACCGACCTGCCCATCCGGCGCCTCACCCGGGACGACTTGGTCCCCTGCGCCGACCTCAGCGAGGACCGCGGCTGGCCGCGCGACGAGGAGCGCTGGGCGCTGCTCCTGGCCGCCGGGACGGGCTACGGCATCGACGACCCCGACAGTAAAGGCCTGATGGCGAGCTGTGTGATGGTCTCGTACGGCCCTGAACTGGCGGCCGTCGGCATGCTGCTGGTAGCCGGCCGCCATGCACGGCGGGGCGTGGGCCGGTATCTGATGCAGAGGGTGATCGAGGCGGCCGGGGGCACCCCGCTCAGCCTCTACGCGACATCGTCGGGGCGGCCCCTCTACGAGGACCTCGGTTTCGTCCCGGTGGGGCGGACCGTTCGTTTGAGCGGGACTTTCCGGCCAACCACGGAATCCGGCTCAGCGGGTTCCGGTGGCGCGCAACCGCCCGGCAGTACGGGCCTTGTCGTCCGGCCTGCTTCGGCCGGGGATCTGCGGGCCATGGTGCAACTGGACTCGGGCGCCTTCGGGCTCGACCGCACCCACCTGCTGACCCGGTTGCCGGCCTTCGCCGACCATCTTCGGGTGGCGGAGGTGAACGGGGAGCTGATCGGGTACGCCGCGCTCTCACCCAGCGCGGACAATCACGCGGTCGGGCCGTTGGCCGCAAGGGACACCGCTACGGCCAAGGCGCTCGTGACCTCGCTGGCCGCGGCGACGGACCGGCCACTGCGCGTGGACATCGATGCCCGGCACGACGAGCTGCTCGACTGGGTCGGGGCGTGCGGGCTGCGGCCCCACTCGGAGACCACCGAGATGGTCCTCGGCGGGCGCCGGCACGGGGACCGCGCCCGGTACTTCGGCCCCCTGAGCCTGGCGACGGGCTGA